Proteins from a genomic interval of Chryseobacterium indologenes:
- a CDS encoding MATE family efflux transporter → MLTQVGQVSVNLFDNIIVGQLLGADALASVSLGNAVFFSIFVLALGFSFAIPPLVSEAHSRQDHATINSVFSHGFVINMSVGVILMAILLLGMPLLYHSGQPAKIIPDTVSFLSIMVVSMIPFMAFQTLREVSEGLSYTIGVTKATIIANIINIALNYVFIKGLWGIPPMGVKGSALATLISRIFMVVFLYFVMVKEERTRRYIKDFSLKIQDFSKKMFDKMVKLGLPTALQMFFEVTAFAGAAFICGLISAHDIASHQIALSMASFTFNLCVGFSVASTVMIGRKLGEQNFVELRKVGINNLKIAFIFMCICGLVFILGRNILPTFFTKKEEVEVITLASKLMIIAALFQLSDGIQVTALGMLRGLQDVKIPSIYTFIAYWVITIPLGYFFCVTLKMGAFGMWIALGLGLTISAVFLVKRFLNMSAKRIKQNPQIKTN, encoded by the coding sequence ATGCTTACCCAGGTGGGGCAGGTTTCAGTGAATTTATTTGATAATATTATTGTCGGACAACTTTTGGGTGCCGATGCCCTGGCCTCTGTGTCATTGGGGAATGCTGTATTTTTCTCAATATTTGTATTAGCCCTTGGCTTTTCATTTGCGATACCACCATTGGTTTCGGAAGCCCATTCAAGACAGGACCACGCTACCATAAACTCCGTGTTCAGTCATGGTTTTGTAATCAATATGTCGGTGGGGGTTATCCTGATGGCCATCCTGCTGCTGGGAATGCCTCTGCTCTACCATTCAGGGCAGCCTGCCAAGATTATTCCGGATACGGTAAGCTTCTTAAGTATTATGGTGGTAAGCATGATTCCGTTCATGGCTTTCCAGACGCTTCGTGAGGTATCTGAAGGTTTGTCTTATACGATTGGCGTTACAAAGGCTACCATTATTGCCAATATTATCAACATCGCCCTGAACTACGTATTTATCAAGGGGCTTTGGGGAATTCCGCCGATGGGAGTCAAAGGATCTGCGTTGGCTACACTGATTTCCAGAATTTTCATGGTTGTCTTCCTTTATTTTGTAATGGTTAAAGAAGAAAGAACCAGAAGATATATCAAAGATTTTTCTTTAAAAATACAGGATTTCTCTAAAAAAATGTTTGATAAGATGGTAAAACTGGGATTACCTACTGCTTTACAAATGTTCTTTGAGGTAACGGCATTTGCAGGAGCTGCATTTATCTGCGGACTGATTTCTGCTCACGACATTGCCTCTCACCAGATCGCCTTAAGCATGGCTTCATTCACATTCAACCTTTGTGTTGGATTCAGTGTTGCATCTACGGTAATGATCGGAAGAAAATTGGGTGAACAGAATTTCGTCGAATTGAGAAAAGTGGGAATCAACAACCTGAAGATTGCATTTATTTTCATGTGTATCTGTGGATTGGTATTCATCCTGGGCAGAAATATACTGCCAACTTTCTTTACCAAAAAGGAAGAGGTGGAAGTAATTACCCTGGCCTCAAAACTGATGATTATTGCTGCTTTATTCCAGCTTTCGGACGGAATTCAGGTTACAGCATTGGGAATGCTGAGAGGATTGCAGGACGTTAAGATACCGTCAATTTATACCTTTATCGCCTACTGGGTGATCACCATTCCTTTAGGGTATTTCTTCTGCGTAACATTGAAAATGGGAGCTTTCGGAATGTGGATAGCCCTTGGATTAGGACTGACGATATCTGCCGTATTCCTCGTAAAGCGGTTCCTGAATATGTCCGCTAAAAGGATTAAACAGAACCCACAGATAAAAACCAATTAA
- a CDS encoding sigma-54-dependent Fis family transcriptional regulator produces the protein MQKILIVEDEKAISGVLHSILSDELTDYEFVIAEDGLEGYKQVEKEDFALVISDIKMPKLSGTELLKQSLVLKPETTFIMISGHADIDSAVSCLKEGAYDFISKPIDINRLITSVKNALVKETLKKENKNLQTENKTLKKKVNKKYQMIGNSPALQKIQDMIEKVAVSDARVLITGPNGAGKELVAHAIHNQSERARGPMVEVNCAAIPSELIESELFGHVKGSFTGAIKDKQGKFEQANGGTIFLDEIGDMSLIAQAKVLRALQESKVSPVGSDKEIKVDVRVIAATNKNMQKEIEEGKFREDLYHRLSVIEIYVPPLDERKEDIKLLVEHFSGMIADEHGTAVKKFDDKAIDALKALSWTGNIRELRNVVERLIILGGNTVSESDVASFVRK, from the coding sequence ATGCAAAAAATCCTTATCGTAGAAGACGAAAAAGCAATATCGGGAGTACTTCACAGTATTCTTTCTGATGAACTTACAGATTATGAATTTGTTATCGCCGAAGACGGCCTAGAAGGCTACAAACAGGTAGAAAAAGAAGATTTCGCTCTGGTGATTTCCGACATCAAAATGCCTAAACTTTCAGGAACTGAGCTTTTAAAGCAAAGTCTTGTATTGAAGCCTGAAACAACTTTTATCATGATCTCGGGTCACGCAGACATCGATTCCGCTGTTTCGTGCTTGAAAGAGGGTGCATATGACTTTATCTCTAAGCCGATTGACATCAACAGACTGATCACCAGCGTAAAAAATGCCCTGGTTAAAGAAACGTTGAAGAAAGAAAACAAAAACCTTCAGACTGAAAACAAAACGCTGAAGAAAAAAGTAAATAAAAAATACCAGATGATCGGTAATTCTCCTGCATTACAAAAAATTCAGGATATGATCGAAAAGGTAGCTGTTTCTGATGCCAGAGTTTTGATTACCGGGCCTAACGGTGCGGGAAAAGAATTGGTAGCTCATGCTATTCACAATCAAAGTGAGCGCGCAAGAGGCCCGATGGTAGAGGTAAACTGTGCTGCGATTCCGTCTGAACTTATTGAATCTGAACTTTTTGGTCACGTAAAAGGATCTTTTACGGGTGCCATCAAAGATAAGCAAGGGAAATTTGAGCAGGCCAACGGAGGTACCATCTTCCTTGATGAGATCGGTGATATGAGCCTTATTGCTCAGGCTAAAGTATTAAGAGCACTTCAGGAAAGTAAAGTTTCCCCTGTAGGAAGTGATAAAGAAATAAAAGTTGATGTAAGGGTAATTGCAGCAACCAATAAAAATATGCAGAAAGAAATTGAAGAAGGAAAGTTCAGAGAAGACCTTTACCACAGACTTTCTGTAATTGAAATTTACGTTCCGCCATTGGATGAAAGAAAAGAAGACATTAAATTGTTGGTTGAACATTTCTCCGGTATGATTGCTGATGAGCATGGTACTGCAGTGAAAAAGTTTGATGATAAAGCTATTGATGCTTTAAAAGCTCTTTCGTGGACGGGAAATATCAGAGAATTAAGGAATGTTGTTGAGAGATTGATCATTCTTGGTGGAAACACTGTTTCTGAAAGTGACGTTGCAAGTTTTGTAAGGAAATAA
- a CDS encoding YggS family pyridoxal phosphate-dependent enzyme: MSIKENYQSIKNQLPGHVQLVAVSKTHPASAIEEVYGFGQRVFGENKVQELMEKSPLLPDDIQWHLIGHLQTNKVKYIAPFIDTIQSVDSEKLLGEINKEAGKNNRIIKVLLQVKIAAEDTKFGLEITEAKNLFQAYTEGKFPNVDITGLMGMASFTEDKQQVTKEFSTLKHIFDELNQLKPLKTLSMGMSDDFPIAIECGANSVRVGSAIFGRRDYSK; this comes from the coding sequence ATGAGTATTAAAGAAAACTATCAGAGTATAAAAAACCAGCTTCCCGGCCATGTTCAATTGGTTGCTGTTTCAAAAACGCATCCCGCTTCAGCTATTGAAGAGGTATATGGTTTTGGACAGAGGGTATTTGGAGAAAATAAAGTACAGGAGCTGATGGAAAAGTCTCCTCTTCTTCCTGATGATATTCAATGGCATCTGATTGGTCATTTGCAGACCAACAAAGTCAAATATATTGCCCCGTTTATCGATACGATACAAAGTGTAGATTCTGAGAAATTATTAGGAGAAATCAACAAGGAAGCCGGTAAAAACAACCGGATAATCAAAGTTCTTCTTCAGGTAAAAATAGCGGCTGAAGACACGAAGTTCGGGCTTGAAATTACTGAAGCAAAAAATCTTTTTCAGGCCTATACCGAAGGAAAATTTCCTAATGTTGACATCACAGGCCTGATGGGAATGGCAAGTTTTACAGAAGACAAACAACAGGTGACAAAAGAATTTTCAACCTTAAAGCATATTTTTGATGAATTAAATCAACTAAAACCTTTAAAAACATTATCAATGGGAATGAGTGATGATTTCCCTATCGCGATCGAATGTGGAGCCAACTCTGTAAGGGTTGGATCTGCAATTTTTGGCAGAAGAGATTACTCAAAATAG
- a CDS encoding polysaccharide deacetylase family protein, giving the protein MFALVSATSFLLNSCNFKNDVKENLYSQEHPTAEAVPKIDDENTDSDKRVIYLTFDDGPNQGTENLLKILNKRNVCATAFLVGKHTYGSTKQKNDFELLKQNPLVELANHSFTHAHNKYSDFYKNPEAVVHDFDIAKDSLKLSDKIARTPGRNIWRLNNINVTDIKSSTAAANRLKNAGYKVIGWDLEWRPSKKMTLKGSHEAMLKKIDSIFLNDLEKTSRHLVFLTHDQYLRDTDSINELDMFIEKLQKSNKFVFRKISQYPKINEVLN; this is encoded by the coding sequence ATGTTTGCATTGGTGAGTGCAACTTCATTTTTATTGAACAGCTGTAACTTCAAGAATGATGTGAAAGAAAACTTATATTCACAAGAACATCCTACCGCAGAAGCAGTCCCCAAGATAGATGATGAAAACACAGATTCGGATAAAAGAGTAATATATCTTACTTTTGATGACGGCCCAAATCAGGGTACAGAAAACCTTTTAAAAATATTAAACAAAAGAAATGTATGCGCTACCGCCTTTCTGGTAGGCAAACATACCTATGGAAGTACAAAGCAGAAGAATGATTTTGAGCTTTTAAAACAAAATCCCCTGGTTGAACTTGCCAATCACAGCTTTACGCATGCGCACAACAAGTATTCGGATTTCTATAAAAATCCCGAGGCAGTTGTTCATGATTTTGATATTGCTAAAGACAGCCTGAAACTTTCTGATAAAATTGCCAGAACGCCGGGAAGAAATATCTGGAGACTTAATAATATTAATGTAACCGATATTAAAAGTTCCACCGCAGCCGCTAATCGACTGAAAAATGCCGGTTATAAGGTAATCGGCTGGGACCTTGAATGGAGGCCGTCAAAGAAAATGACTTTAAAAGGCAGCCATGAAGCGATGTTGAAGAAAATTGACAGTATCTTCCTTAATGACCTGGAAAAAACGTCCAGACATTTGGTTTTCCTGACTCACGATCAATACCTGAGAGATACAGATTCTATCAACGAGCTTGATATGTTTATAGAAAAGCTCCAGAAAAGCAACAAGTTTGTCTTCAGAAAGATTTCACAATATCCTAAAATCAATGAGGTCCTGAATTGA